Genomic window (uncultured Hyphomonas sp.):
AATCGCCGGATTGGCCCTTCGGCGTTCCGGTCAGCCGTCTGGGGCGGGCTTGTTGCCGCCAAACCAGCTCTGCACCAGCCCCCAGGCGCTGCGCGAGCCCGCCAGCGCCTTCTCCGTTGCCCGGCTTGCCGTCGAAGTGAGCCCGCCGACGCCTTTCAGCAGGTCGCCGATCACCGAGCCCGATTCCTCTTTCACATCCTTCAGCGCTTCGGCGGAGATCGCCTTCGCCTGCCCGGCCGACCAGCCCTTGAAGCTGCGGCAGCGGCGCTTGGCGAGATAGCCGAGCTTCAGCGTCATCATCGCGTTCACCCCGCCATCCATCACCGGCCCGGCGACCAGGCCGCCCATCCGGCCGAGCAGGCTGCCGATCACATCGCCGGTCAGGTCGGTCACATCCTCCAGCGCGCGGGCAACCACAACAATGGCGGCGACATCGCGCAGGATGCGCAAACTGCCCCACAGGTGCGGGCGGCCGAAATAGACCCGGGCCACCTTGGCCACGAGATTTGCGTTGCGCCACAGGACGATGAAGGCATCCACCGTGCCGTTCATGGAGACGGCGGTCGCGATGCCCACGCCGACAGCCTCGGCATGGATCAGCTTCTCCACCTTCTTGTCGAGCGGCTTGAGGAGGGCCTCGATATGGTCGCGCTCGAAATGTTCCAGATCGGCGGAGATCATCAGCGCCTCTTCCGGACCGGCCCGGCGGGCGCGGTCCAGCAGGGCCTGACCGCGCAGGATGCTTTCCTCAATCGCGCCGCGCTCCTCCTGCACTTCCGGATTGTCGGCCAGCATCAGCAGGTATTTCAGGTCATAGCGCAGGCGGGCGGCCAAGGCTTTCGGGGCCGGCGCGTCCGGATCGATCGGGATGGAGGGTGGTTTCGCCGCCACCGGCATGGCCAGGAAGCCCATGATGGGCCGCCCCACCAGAACCACCAGCAACAGCGTCAGAACCACGATATAGCCATAGCCCAGCACCGGATGGACATCGTCGAACAGGCGGTAAAACAGGAAGCCCTGCCCGATCACGACCATGAAGGCGATCATCAGGAAGGCGGTCGCCGACCATTTGAGGAATTTCCAGCCCTTCGCCCATTGGGAGGCGAGTTCCCATTCCGTGCCGTCTTTGGCGGGCTGGTCCGGGCCCGGTATCGCCTTGGCCTTCTTTCTGGCCATGTCGCGTATCCTCCCTGTTTTTGAGCTGAACTCACTCCATAGGTGGGATAGAGGCGGCGCCGAGGCAACACCCTGCGTCCGGACAAGCACGTGCGACGCCCGTTAAGGCGCTTGGTGTGGGGCTGGATTTTCGGAGGTGTCAGGCCGCGTCAGGTTTCCGGCAGGGGGAGAGTCCCGAGTTGCCGCGCATCGCGGCGGAGGCCGGGAGCCAGAGCGGCGAGCACAGCGCACACGGCGCCCGCATACCGATTCTCGCCGGGCTGAGCGGAGATCGAAAGATGGGTGATGTAAACAGGTACGGCTGCCCGCCCGTCGCACGCGGCGGCAAGACGGTCGGAAGCATGCACGGCGGGCTGCAGGATCGCCCGCTCCGTCTTCTGCCCCGGCATCCAGTCGATGCGGACCAGATAGACGCGGAGGTTTGGCGTCAGGCTCCAGCGATACACCACGCCCCGCCCATAAGCGGCCCGGATCTGCGCGCGCAGCACCAGCACCTGAACCCAGATCATGGGCCAGAGGAAGGCAAGCTGCGGCGGGAACCAGGCGGGAGGG
Coding sequences:
- a CDS encoding YcjF family protein — its product is MARKKAKAIPGPDQPAKDGTEWELASQWAKGWKFLKWSATAFLMIAFMVVIGQGFLFYRLFDDVHPVLGYGYIVVLTLLLVVLVGRPIMGFLAMPVAAKPPSIPIDPDAPAPKALAARLRYDLKYLLMLADNPEVQEERGAIEESILRGQALLDRARRAGPEEALMISADLEHFERDHIEALLKPLDKKVEKLIHAEAVGVGIATAVSMNGTVDAFIVLWRNANLVAKVARVYFGRPHLWGSLRILRDVAAIVVVARALEDVTDLTGDVIGSLLGRMGGLVAGPVMDGGVNAMMTLKLGYLAKRRCRSFKGWSAGQAKAISAEALKDVKEESGSVIGDLLKGVGGLTSTASRATEKALAGSRSAWGLVQSWFGGNKPAPDG